In one Mucilaginibacter sp. PAMB04168 genomic region, the following are encoded:
- a CDS encoding Na+/H+ antiporter has translation MTEQFPFYISLVIAIVILVMIADKVKVAYPVVLVVAGLGISFMPFMPAVRMNPDLIFVVFLPPLLYEAAWAISWKELWRWRRIVGSFAFVVVFLTALSVAFIANRFIPGFSLALGFLLGGIVSPPDAVSAGAIIKFVKVPKRVSSILEGESLLNDASSLIIFRFAMIALATGQFIWYSAALSFGWMLLGGLGVGLIVGWLFMKAHRHLPTNANIDTVLTLVTPYVMYIIAEEIHSSGVLAVVSGGLLLSSNRHSFLSGSSRLRGVNVWESLAFVLNGLVFLLIGLELPEITAGLKQEGASISGAIGYGLLVTGVLIVTRIMSAYGAVFVTLIARNFIKVADPRNPGFQTPLILGWTGMRGVVSLAAALSIPVQMSNGAAFPQRSLILFITFVVILGTLLLQGLTLPALIKRIKIPDFHDYPPEGEAENYIHRELAKHALQHLDSKYTGQWENSPLLQQMAAKWQGKVNDDAEVAISLEYRSIYLDLLDKQRNWLIQKNDHDEHFDEDIIRKHLRLIDIEEEKIRSL, from the coding sequence ATGACAGAGCAGTTCCCTTTCTATATAAGTCTTGTTATTGCCATTGTTATACTGGTGATGATTGCAGATAAGGTAAAGGTAGCCTATCCGGTAGTGTTAGTTGTTGCTGGGTTGGGCATTAGTTTTATGCCGTTTATGCCGGCTGTGCGCATGAATCCCGACTTGATTTTTGTCGTTTTCCTGCCGCCGCTGCTATATGAGGCTGCCTGGGCTATTTCCTGGAAAGAACTTTGGCGCTGGCGGCGCATTGTAGGTAGTTTTGCATTTGTGGTTGTTTTTTTAACGGCCTTGTCTGTTGCGTTTATAGCCAACCGGTTCATTCCCGGGTTTTCACTCGCTCTCGGCTTTTTGCTGGGCGGCATTGTGTCGCCACCTGATGCTGTAAGCGCTGGCGCTATTATAAAATTTGTAAAGGTACCCAAACGGGTGTCCTCTATTTTGGAAGGTGAGAGTTTACTTAACGATGCTTCGTCATTAATCATTTTTCGTTTTGCCATGATTGCATTGGCTACCGGCCAGTTCATTTGGTACAGCGCCGCTTTGAGTTTTGGCTGGATGCTACTGGGTGGTTTAGGTGTAGGTTTGATTGTAGGCTGGTTGTTTATGAAGGCACACCGGCATTTACCTACCAATGCCAATATCGATACTGTTTTAACCCTGGTAACGCCTTACGTAATGTACATTATTGCCGAGGAAATACATAGCTCGGGCGTGTTGGCTGTGGTAAGCGGCGGCTTGCTGCTGTCCAGCAACCGGCATTCGTTTTTAAGCGGCAGCTCTCGTTTAAGGGGCGTAAACGTATGGGAGAGCTTAGCCTTTGTACTTAACGGACTTGTTTTTTTACTGATAGGGCTCGAACTGCCCGAAATTACGGCCGGGCTTAAGCAGGAAGGGGCCAGTATCTCTGGAGCTATTGGTTACGGCTTGCTGGTTACAGGCGTACTTATTGTAACCAGAATTATGTCTGCCTACGGTGCGGTGTTTGTAACGCTGATTGCCAGAAATTTTATCAAAGTTGCAGACCCACGCAACCCCGGTTTTCAAACGCCGTTAATATTGGGATGGACCGGCATGCGTGGAGTAGTTTCACTTGCGGCCGCCTTATCCATACCAGTGCAAATGAGCAATGGCGCTGCGTTTCCGCAGCGGAGCCTCATTCTGTTCATTACTTTTGTTGTTATCCTGGGTACATTACTGCTTCAGGGTCTTACTTTGCCTGCGCTGATCAAAAGAATCAAAATACCTGACTTTCATGACTACCCACCCGAAGGCGAAGCCGAAAACTACATACACCGCGAACTGGCCAAACATGCCTTGCAACACCTTGACAGTAAGTACACCGGGCAATGGGAAAATTCGCCTTTACTACAGCAAATGGCAGCCAAATGGCAAGGTAAGGTTAACGATGATGCTGAAGTGGCTATTTCATTGGAATACAGGTCTATTTACCTGGACCTGCTGGATAAGCAACGGAACTGGCTCATTCAAAAGAACGATCACGATGAGCATTTTGACGAAGACATAATCAGGAAGCATTTGCGCTTGATTGATATTGAGGAAGAAAAAATCAGGTCGCTTTAA
- a CDS encoding response regulator: protein MSSEKISVLYVDDEENNLFSFKATFRIKYQVWTAISGDEALKILAARKIQIIITDQRMPEMTGVEFLEKVLEIYPAPMRILLTGYADMGAVVDAVNKGKIFHYLAKPWNEEELDMTINRAYEKYLENDQLKEMNEKLEDSNNQLEFLLRQKLLS from the coding sequence ATGTCGTCCGAAAAAATTTCAGTATTATATGTAGATGATGAGGAAAATAATTTGTTTTCCTTTAAAGCGACCTTTAGAATAAAGTACCAGGTTTGGACTGCCATTAGCGGTGACGAAGCCTTGAAAATACTTGCGGCGCGTAAAATTCAAATCATCATAACCGATCAGCGTATGCCCGAAATGACCGGCGTTGAGTTTTTAGAGAAAGTGTTAGAAATTTATCCGGCACCTATGCGCATTCTTTTAACCGGTTATGCCGATATGGGAGCGGTAGTAGATGCGGTAAACAAGGGCAAGATATTTCATTATTTAGCAAAGCCCTGGAATGAGGAAGAACTGGATATGACAATCAATCGTGCTTACGAAAAATATCTGGAGAACGATCAGCTAAAGGAAATGAACGAGAAGCTTGAAGATTCTAACAACCAGCTGGAGTTTTTACTAAGGCAGAAACTGCTGTCTTAA
- a CDS encoding response regulator produces MKPAFIIIDDSELDCFIIQKIIQHIDSNFNFKIYRSAQKALDALKKVTEEDYVFGLIVLDINMPMMNGFEFIEAFEKLPSDIKDKYRIVVLSSTRNPGDIARLSSYKSVESFIDKPITKEKLYALLARTDVEA; encoded by the coding sequence ATGAAACCAGCATTCATAATTATTGATGATAGTGAACTTGATTGCTTCATTATTCAGAAAATAATTCAGCACATAGATAGCAACTTCAACTTTAAAATATACCGTAGTGCCCAAAAAGCATTAGATGCCCTTAAAAAAGTTACCGAAGAGGATTATGTGTTTGGACTGATTGTGCTGGATATTAATATGCCGATGATGAATGGATTTGAATTTATTGAAGCATTTGAAAAGCTTCCTTCCGACATAAAGGATAAGTATAGGATCGTTGTCCTTTCCAGCACTAGAAATCCTGGCGATATAGCCAGGCTTTCAAGTTATAAATCTGTAGAAAGCTTTATCGACAAACCCATTACTAAAGAAAAACTTTACGCACTTTTGGCGCGAACCGACGTCGAAGCCTAA
- a CDS encoding ATP-binding protein: MKIKTKLRLGFGFLFVVVLFFGAISLYYIQDISNNAKVILKDNYETLSYTREMRTLLDENNLPLAPAVAAQFDKQLGKEEHNVTEKGEQQAVAQLRVAFDQLNHQHTPLNQQVAQREVRSHLRQIELLNMQAIVRKNDAARASVNQASLMLGIAGAFTFLVLFSFSVNFPGFIANPLRALLEGIREISERNYSKRLHFDQGDEFAEVAGAFNNMAARLNEWENSNLATVLSEKRRIETIIEQMQDAIVGVDEKQEVLFMNDTARKVLNITEDKVIGQNTQKLVQNNDLFRSIITNDSAVKALKIVLDSKELHFQLQSRDIFVPNLDKQSDAIKIATKSAGKVYVLRNITEFKERDEAKTNFIATISHELKTPISSIKMSLKLLKDERVGAMNTEQQQLVEHIADDSARLLKITSELLELSQVETGNIQLNFVPVDPMQIVDYAINSVNFQAGQKGIAIDVVSDGHLPKVQADVEKTAWVLVNFLSNALRYSAEKSKIIVKLAVGHKQVEFSVRDFGKGIDEQYQKRLFDRYFQVPTDGQNKSGSGLGLAISKDFIEAQQGKIWVESAIGEGSRFVFSLPASY, translated from the coding sequence ATGAAAATTAAAACCAAACTCAGACTAGGATTCGGCTTTTTGTTTGTCGTGGTCCTGTTCTTTGGTGCTATCTCCCTTTATTATATTCAGGATATCTCCAACAATGCCAAAGTAATTTTAAAAGACAATTATGAAACCCTGAGCTACACCCGCGAGATGCGTACCCTGCTGGATGAGAACAACTTGCCCCTTGCACCAGCAGTTGCAGCGCAGTTTGATAAGCAGTTGGGTAAAGAGGAACACAATGTAACCGAGAAAGGCGAGCAGCAAGCGGTAGCCCAACTACGCGTAGCTTTTGATCAGCTTAACCACCAACACACGCCCCTTAATCAGCAAGTGGCCCAAAGAGAGGTCCGTTCGCATTTACGGCAAATTGAGTTGTTAAACATGCAGGCTATTGTGCGCAAAAATGACGCTGCAAGGGCATCGGTAAACCAGGCTAGTTTAATGCTGGGTATTGCCGGTGCCTTTACTTTTCTGGTACTATTTAGTTTTAGTGTTAATTTCCCGGGTTTTATTGCCAACCCTTTGCGTGCACTGCTGGAGGGTATCCGCGAGATTAGCGAGCGTAATTACAGCAAACGATTGCATTTTGACCAGGGCGATGAGTTTGCCGAAGTGGCCGGCGCCTTTAACAACATGGCGGCCCGGCTCAATGAGTGGGAAAACAGCAACCTGGCCACCGTTTTATCCGAAAAGCGGCGAATCGAAACCATCATTGAGCAAATGCAGGATGCCATTGTAGGTGTAGACGAAAAGCAGGAGGTGTTATTTATGAATGATACGGCGCGCAAAGTACTCAACATTACTGAGGATAAGGTGATTGGCCAAAACACCCAAAAGCTGGTTCAGAACAACGACCTGTTTCGGTCTATCATCACAAATGATTCGGCTGTTAAGGCACTGAAGATTGTGCTCGATAGCAAGGAATTGCATTTTCAGCTGCAAAGCCGTGATATCTTTGTGCCTAACCTGGATAAGCAGAGTGATGCAATTAAAATTGCTACCAAATCGGCTGGCAAAGTTTATGTGTTGCGCAATATTACCGAGTTTAAGGAGCGTGATGAGGCTAAGACAAACTTTATTGCAACCATATCGCATGAGCTAAAAACGCCGATATCTTCTATTAAGATGAGCCTAAAATTGCTGAAGGACGAAAGGGTAGGAGCCATGAACACTGAACAACAGCAACTGGTAGAACACATTGCCGATGATAGCGCCCGTTTGCTCAAAATTACCAGCGAATTGCTGGAGCTATCGCAAGTTGAAACCGGAAACATTCAATTAAATTTTGTGCCGGTTGACCCAATGCAGATAGTGGATTATGCAATTAATTCGGTCAATTTTCAGGCGGGGCAAAAGGGGATAGCTATAGATGTGGTTAGCGATGGGCATTTACCCAAAGTGCAGGCTGATGTAGAAAAAACGGCCTGGGTGCTGGTTAACTTTTTATCAAACGCATTGCGATACAGTGCCGAAAAATCGAAGATCATCGTCAAGTTGGCCGTAGGTCATAAACAAGTTGAGTTTTCGGTGCGCGATTTCGGTAAGGGTATAGATGAGCAGTACCAGAAGCGCTTGTTCGATCGTTATTTTCAGGTACCTACAGATGGACAGAATAAATCGGGATCGGGCCTGGGGCTTGCCATATCAAAAGACTTTATAGAAGCGCAGCAAGGTAAAATATGGGTTGAAAGCGCTATAGGTGAAGGTAGTAGGTTTGTTTTTAGTTTGCCAGCTTCCTATTAA
- the pfkA gene encoding 6-phosphofructokinase — protein MNNISNIGVYTSGGDAPGMNAAIRAVVKTALFNKIEVTGIRLGYEGMITGDMHAMTPKSVGNIIHRGGTILKTARSEEFRTEAGKQKAYKQLKRFGIDALVAIGGDGTFTGANMFSELFDVPVIGIPATIDNDLKGTDFTIGYDTALNTVLKSVDQIRDTAESHDRLFIVEVMGRDSGMIAMRAGIAAGAEAVMLPEIKNNLEPVFQKLEDSRHHKSSKILIVAEGQEIGGGFEIGRIIKERFPQYDTRVSVLGHMQRGGHPSCTDRVLASRFGVAAVEGLLQGRSQEMVGVRHHDIVYVPLKEAILQPSELDLNMLKIIDVLA, from the coding sequence ATGAATAACATTTCAAATATAGGGGTTTACACCTCCGGGGGCGATGCGCCCGGCATGAATGCAGCCATCCGTGCTGTGGTTAAAACAGCCCTGTTTAATAAAATAGAAGTTACAGGTATTCGTTTGGGTTATGAGGGGATGATTACCGGCGATATGCACGCTATGACGCCAAAATCGGTTGGTAATATTATCCATCGCGGGGGCACTATACTTAAAACAGCCAGAAGCGAAGAGTTTAGAACCGAAGCGGGAAAGCAAAAGGCTTACAAACAGCTAAAGCGCTTTGGTATCGATGCGCTGGTTGCTATTGGCGGCGATGGCACTTTTACCGGTGCTAATATGTTCAGTGAACTGTTTGATGTTCCGGTTATAGGCATACCGGCTACTATAGATAACGATTTGAAAGGAACAGATTTTACAATAGGTTATGATACGGCGTTAAATACGGTGTTAAAGTCTGTTGACCAGATCAGGGACACAGCCGAATCTCATGACCGCTTGTTTATTGTAGAGGTAATGGGCCGCGACTCAGGTATGATAGCCATGCGGGCAGGTATTGCTGCTGGCGCAGAGGCGGTAATGTTGCCTGAAATTAAGAACAACCTGGAGCCTGTTTTTCAAAAACTGGAAGATTCGCGTCATCATAAAAGCTCTAAAATTTTAATTGTTGCTGAAGGCCAGGAAATAGGCGGAGGATTTGAGATAGGACGTATAATTAAAGAGAGATTTCCTCAGTATGATACTCGGGTTTCAGTTTTAGGCCATATGCAGCGTGGTGGCCACCCCAGTTGTACAGACAGGGTATTGGCAAGCCGCTTTGGAGTTGCAGCAGTTGAAGGCTTGCTTCAGGGTCGAAGCCAGGAGATGGTTGGCGTAAGGCACCATGACATTGTATATGTACCCTTAAAAGAAGCTATTTTACAACCTTCAGAACTGGACTTAAACATGCTGAAGATCATTGACGTGCTGGCCTGA
- a CDS encoding hybrid sensor histidine kinase/response regulator — MYIDDEQDNLVGFKASLRMSYQVFTTVDVKLAAGILDKNPDIRVIFCDQRMPGMTGVEFFESIRPTHPHPIRILLTAYTDVDSIINAINKGNIFRYLNKPWNEADLLSAIEEANKFYLASSMLSVKNEELNTAYNELNKFAYSVSHDIRGPIAGLLGAINVVREIDSIDEMKEMLVLMEKSLKKLDTYIVSMHDYYAIQRGELKLKDVDFKLLVEELQAFYNVISTLDNIDFKVTVNQSEPFRSDDRPLKLILNNLLSNAFKYQDKNKTEKAVNLHIEVKKGVATITIMDTGIGILGNHIGEIFNLFYRATAQGSGSGFGLYNAKSALLKLNGHIEVNSIMDKGTTFKVVIPSI, encoded by the coding sequence TTGTACATCGACGATGAGCAGGATAACCTTGTTGGTTTCAAAGCATCGCTACGTATGAGCTATCAGGTGTTTACCACTGTTGATGTAAAATTGGCGGCAGGTATTCTTGATAAAAATCCAGACATCAGGGTCATATTTTGTGATCAACGGATGCCCGGAATGACTGGTGTAGAGTTTTTTGAGAGTATCAGACCTACTCACCCCCATCCTATCCGCATCCTCTTAACCGCTTACACGGATGTCGACTCCATTATTAATGCCATTAATAAAGGCAATATATTCAGGTACTTAAACAAACCGTGGAATGAGGCCGACTTACTTTCGGCTATTGAAGAGGCTAACAAGTTTTACCTGGCCAGCTCAATGCTCTCGGTAAAGAACGAGGAACTCAATACCGCTTATAATGAACTGAATAAGTTTGCTTATAGCGTGAGTCATGACATCAGGGGCCCAATAGCGGGTTTGTTAGGTGCCATTAATGTGGTGCGGGAGATTGACAGTATCGATGAAATGAAGGAGATGCTGGTATTGATGGAAAAATCCTTAAAGAAACTGGATACGTACATTGTAAGTATGCACGACTATTATGCGATTCAGAGAGGAGAGCTTAAATTAAAGGATGTTGACTTTAAATTATTAGTAGAAGAACTACAGGCATTTTATAACGTCATTTCAACTTTAGATAATATAGATTTTAAAGTTACCGTAAACCAAAGCGAGCCGTTTAGAAGTGATGACAGACCATTGAAGCTTATTTTAAATAATCTTCTTTCCAATGCCTTTAAGTACCAGGATAAGAACAAGACAGAAAAAGCGGTAAATTTACATATCGAAGTTAAAAAAGGGGTAGCCACTATAACCATTATGGATACCGGAATTGGTATATTAGGCAACCATATAGGAGAAATATTCAACTTATTCTATCGTGCAACTGCACAAGGGTCAGGATCGGGCTTTGGCTTATATAATGCTAAAAGCGCCTTGTTAAAATTAAATGGGCATATAGAAGTTAATTCGATTATGGATAAGGGCACTACATTTAAGGTTGTTATCCCCTCAATTTAA
- a CDS encoding 7TM diverse intracellular signaling domain-containing protein, producing the protein MNTDIRVKLIRYICVLILAHVAFVHKAVAQQPVIYKNGGNVVLGEHVAILEDSTNRLTINEVLTNKNFAASGNEVPNLKLSKSSFWLRFSIKNQSAYNHLLLSLEYPTLSVCDFYHPENHTYKLTRFTDTSGFYKRKYKHQDFIFDINLPKDSAATYYIKVESSEQMILPLILSTEQQTAESLLAKNLFWGILIGLILVMILYNLFVYLSTKDVSYLYYVLYTTFIGLTQTTLSGYTFHYLFYNHPWLFKKAIVVFPGLAGVAAVLFVSKFLHTKQRTPKLHKFLGVVIILYSTAIVLRLLGYNHASYRMIDISALCVTGSIYAAALITSAQGYRPARFFLLAWTIFLGGLVLFVLRNLGVLPYNVYTNYTMQVGTAFEITLLSLALADKINIFKAEKEKSQEETLLAVKENERIVREQNVVLEARVSERTLELRQSNQELNQTLEELKQAQTQLVEAEKMASLGQLTAGIAHEINNPINFVTSNINPLRRDIEMVLDTLKTVEEIGISELPIAEKQKQIQDYKDELDFDYLTLEINHLMKGITEGANRTAEIVKGLRIFSRLDEDDLKRADVNEGLDSTLVIANNLIGKIRVEKQYGDLPFIECYAGKLNQVFLNIISNAVYAVKKRFGDSADGKLEIITTHDQQNVYIKIKDNGTGMSVETQRKMFDPFFTTKDVGEGTGLGMSIAYNTIKKHQGQIRVESVLNEGTEFTLVIPINFDPRQT; encoded by the coding sequence ATGAATACAGATATACGTGTTAAGCTTATCAGATACATCTGCGTTTTAATATTGGCACATGTAGCTTTTGTGCATAAAGCGGTAGCGCAGCAGCCGGTAATTTACAAAAACGGTGGTAATGTAGTGCTTGGAGAGCATGTTGCGATATTGGAGGATTCTACCAACCGTTTAACCATCAACGAGGTATTAACAAATAAAAACTTTGCAGCTTCTGGCAATGAAGTCCCTAACCTTAAGTTAAGTAAGTCGAGTTTCTGGTTACGGTTTTCTATCAAAAATCAATCAGCGTACAATCACCTCTTACTGTCGCTAGAGTATCCTACGTTGAGTGTGTGTGATTTTTACCATCCTGAAAATCACACCTATAAACTTACGCGGTTCACAGACACATCAGGGTTCTATAAAAGGAAATACAAACATCAGGATTTTATTTTCGACATCAATTTGCCAAAAGACAGCGCGGCCACTTACTACATTAAAGTAGAAAGCAGCGAGCAGATGATATTGCCATTAATTTTAAGCACCGAGCAGCAAACAGCCGAATCTTTATTGGCTAAGAACCTCTTTTGGGGTATCCTGATAGGACTTATACTAGTGATGATATTGTACAATTTGTTTGTCTATCTGTCTACCAAAGATGTAAGCTACCTGTATTACGTTTTGTATACAACCTTTATTGGCCTTACCCAAACTACCTTATCGGGCTATACTTTTCATTACTTGTTTTACAACCACCCCTGGCTTTTCAAAAAAGCGATAGTTGTTTTTCCGGGCCTTGCCGGTGTGGCAGCCGTATTGTTTGTAAGCAAGTTCTTGCATACCAAGCAGCGCACGCCCAAGCTTCATAAATTTTTGGGTGTCGTAATAATTCTTTACAGCACTGCCATCGTTTTAAGACTGCTTGGGTACAATCACGCCAGTTATCGGATGATTGACATTTCTGCTTTATGCGTTACAGGCAGTATATATGCGGCAGCCTTAATCACATCCGCGCAGGGATATCGTCCGGCTCGCTTTTTCCTGCTGGCCTGGACTATATTTTTGGGTGGTCTGGTGCTGTTCGTGCTGCGCAATCTGGGCGTGTTACCGTACAATGTATACACCAATTATACTATGCAGGTGGGTACCGCATTCGAGATTACGCTGCTTTCTTTAGCACTCGCCGATAAGATCAATATTTTCAAAGCCGAAAAAGAAAAATCGCAGGAAGAGACGCTATTAGCGGTAAAGGAAAACGAACGCATTGTACGCGAGCAAAATGTAGTATTAGAAGCACGGGTAAGCGAACGCACCCTGGAGCTCCGGCAATCGAACCAAGAGCTCAACCAAACCCTGGAAGAACTGAAACAAGCACAAACCCAGTTAGTTGAAGCCGAAAAAATGGCCTCACTTGGTCAGTTAACGGCGGGCATTGCGCACGAGATCAACAACCCTATCAACTTTGTCACATCCAACATCAACCCTTTAAGGCGCGATATTGAAATGGTATTGGATACGCTGAAAACAGTTGAGGAAATTGGCATATCAGAATTACCCATAGCTGAAAAACAAAAGCAGATACAGGATTACAAAGACGAGTTGGATTTTGATTACCTGACGCTTGAGATCAACCACCTGATGAAAGGAATTACGGAGGGTGCCAACCGCACTGCCGAAATTGTTAAAGGTCTCCGAATTTTTTCGCGCCTGGATGAAGACGACCTGAAGCGTGCAGATGTTAATGAGGGTCTTGATTCGACACTGGTTATTGCCAACAATTTAATAGGAAAAATAAGGGTTGAAAAACAGTACGGTGACTTGCCGTTTATTGAATGCTATGCCGGTAAGCTAAACCAGGTATTCCTTAATATCATTTCAAACGCAGTTTATGCGGTGAAGAAAAGATTTGGAGACAGTGCAGATGGCAAGTTAGAAATCATTACTACACACGATCAGCAAAATGTTTACATCAAGATAAAAGACAATGGTACCGGCATGAGCGTTGAAACACAACGAAAAATGTTTGATCCGTTTTTTACCACAAAAGACGTAGGCGAAGGCACTGGTTTGGGTATGTCTATTGCCTATAACACCATTAAAAAGCATCAGGGACAAATACGGGTTGAGAGTGTTTTGAATGAGGGCACAGAGTTTACACTGGTTATACCAATAAATTTTGATCCGAGACAAACCTAA
- a CDS encoding NAD(P)/FAD-dependent oxidoreductase — protein MKKLEKRDYDAIVVGSGPNGLSAAILLQQHGLQVLVVESKSTIGGGLRTAELTLPGFKHDICSAIHPLALGSPFFKTLPLQQHGLQYVLPEIDAAHPFDNGKAAVLKRSIHETAALLKADQNTYLKLLAPLVKSWAGLSPNILGPLQFPKHPLDFARFGLLALQPATLLAKNFKTAEARALFAGMAAHAIQPLGNLATSAVALVLLANGHLGGWPIPRGGSQAIANALAGYFLSLGGNIQTGNHVTSLAQLPSAHAVLFDVTPKQLLQIAGHQFSSLYKWQLERYRYGDGVFKIDWALDAPIPFKAQECRKAGTIHLGGTLEEIVMAENASAKGRHADKPYVLLAQQSLFDNTRAPEGKHTAWAYCHVPNGSTKDMTVSIEQQVERFAPGFRDRVLARHTFNTQQIEEHNANYIGGDINGGRLNIAQLFTRPALRWSPYKTSAKGLYICSSSTPPGGGVHGMCGYHAAKRVLKDLFHIITP, from the coding sequence ATGAAAAAACTGGAAAAGCGGGATTACGATGCCATTGTGGTAGGTTCAGGGCCTAACGGCCTTTCTGCGGCCATCTTATTACAGCAACACGGCCTCCAGGTTTTAGTAGTAGAAAGCAAAAGCACTATAGGAGGCGGTTTGCGCACTGCAGAGCTTACATTACCCGGTTTCAAGCATGATATTTGCTCAGCCATTCATCCTTTAGCGCTGGGTTCACCATTTTTTAAAACGCTGCCACTTCAGCAACATGGTCTGCAGTATGTTTTGCCTGAAATAGATGCCGCACATCCTTTTGATAACGGTAAAGCAGCTGTGCTTAAACGCTCCATACATGAAACGGCAGCACTGCTGAAGGCCGATCAAAATACTTATCTCAAACTATTAGCGCCTCTTGTAAAAAGCTGGGCTGGTTTATCGCCTAATATATTAGGGCCTCTTCAATTCCCTAAGCACCCGCTTGACTTTGCCCGGTTTGGTTTATTGGCCTTGCAACCGGCCACTCTGCTAGCTAAAAACTTTAAAACTGCAGAGGCACGGGCACTATTTGCCGGCATGGCTGCCCATGCCATACAGCCATTGGGCAATCTAGCCACATCGGCTGTTGCTTTGGTACTGCTGGCTAATGGCCATTTGGGCGGGTGGCCTATTCCAAGGGGCGGCTCGCAAGCTATCGCTAATGCATTGGCCGGTTATTTCTTATCGTTAGGCGGTAACATACAAACCGGTAACCATGTTACTTCGCTGGCACAGTTACCATCAGCACATGCCGTGCTGTTTGATGTAACACCTAAACAGCTTTTGCAAATAGCTGGTCATCAATTTTCGTCACTTTACAAGTGGCAGTTAGAACGCTACCGTTACGGAGATGGCGTTTTTAAGATAGATTGGGCGCTGGACGCTCCCATCCCATTTAAGGCTCAGGAGTGCCGCAAAGCCGGAACTATACATTTAGGAGGCACGCTTGAGGAAATTGTTATGGCCGAAAATGCATCGGCTAAAGGCAGGCATGCGGACAAGCCTTATGTACTGCTGGCCCAGCAAAGTTTATTTGACAATACCCGGGCGCCCGAGGGCAAGCACACGGCCTGGGCTTACTGCCACGTACCAAACGGTTCCACTAAAGATATGACGGTTAGTATAGAACAGCAGGTAGAACGCTTCGCACCTGGCTTTCGCGACCGCGTTTTAGCCCGGCACACATTCAACACACAACAAATCGAAGAACATAACGCCAACTATATAGGCGGCGATATTAACGGCGGCAGGTTAAATATAGCACAATTGTTTACCCGCCCTGCTTTGCGCTGGTCTCCTTACAAAACCTCGGCAAAGGGTTTGTATATCTGCTCTTCATCCACTCCACCTGGTGGTGGTGTGCATGGTATGTGTGGTTACCATGCAGCCAAAAGGGTCTTGAAGGATCTGTTTCATATCATCACCCCATAA